The Nocardioides houyundeii genome includes the window GGGCCACCAGCTCCGCAGGGCCGTCGTACGTTCGTCATCGACACCAGCGTGCTGCTGGCCGACCCAGGGGCGGCGCGACGCTTCGCCGAGCACGAGGTCGTGCTCCCGGTGGTGGTGATCACCGAGCTCGAGGGCAAACGGCACCATCCTGAGCTGGGCTACTTCGCACGCACCGCGCTGCGGATGCTCGACGAGCTCCGGGTGGTGCACGGCCGTCTCGACGAGCCGGTGCCGGTGGGGGAGCAGGGCGGGACGATCCGCGTCGAGCTCAACCACACCGATCCCCAGCTGCTGCCCTCGGGGTTCCGGCTCGGCGACAACGACACCCGGATCCTCGCGGTGGCACGCAACCTGGCCGACGAGGGGTACGCCGTCACGCTGGTCTCCAAGGACCTGCCGCTGCGGATCAAGGCGTCCGCGGTCGGGCTCGACGCCGAGGAGTACCGGGCTGAGGGGATCAGCGACTCCGCGACCGGCTACACCGGGATGTCGGAGGTCGACGTCGCGGCCGCCGACCTGGACACGCTGTACGACGAGGGCGTGCTGGACCACGACGTGGCCCGGGACCTGCCCTGCCACACCGGCCTGGTGCTGCTCTCGGACCGCGGCACGGCGCTGGGGCGGGTCGGCGCGGACAAGCGGGTGCACCTGGTGCGCGGGGACCGGGAGGTGTTCGGCGTGCACGGACGCTCGGCCGAGCAGCGAATCGCGCTGGAGATGCTGCTGGACCCGAACGTGGGGATCGTCTCGCTCGGGGGGCGGGCCGGGACCGGCAAGTCGGCCATGGCGCTGTGCGCCGGCATGGAGGCGGTCCTGGAGCGTCAGCAGCACAAGAAGATCGTGGTGTTCCGGCCGCTGTTCGCCGTGGGCGGACAGGAGCTCGGCTACCTGCCCGGCTCGGAGAGCGAGAAGATGTCGCCCTGGGGCCAGGCGGTCTTCGACACCCTGGGTGCGCTGGTCTCCCCGGACGTGGTGGACGAGGTCCTGCACCGGGGCATGCTCGAGGTGCTGCCCCTGACCCACATCCGGGGCCGCTCGCTGCACGACGCGTTCGTCATCGTGGACGAGGCGCAGTCCCTGGAGCGCAACGTGCTGCTGACCGTGCTGTCGCGGATCGGGGCCAACTCCAAGGTGGTGCTGACCCACGACGTGGCCCAGCGCGACAACCTGCGGGTCGGTCGGCACGACGGGGTGGTCGCGGTGGTGGAGAAGCTCAAGGGGCACCCGCTCTTCGCCCACGTCACCCTGACCCGCTCCGAGCGCTCCCCGATCGCGGCCCTGGTCACCGAGATGCTGGAGAACGTCACCGAGTAGTCGGGACCTTCGTCCCTGGTACGTCGGCCCGTGCGTCCTGCGTGGACGTACGGGCCGATGTGACTCCTGAGCCTGGTGGGGCTGTAGTCGCTCTTGTGACGGTGCTGCGACGTGATTCGTCCCGCAATTAGGGTGTTTCGTTTGCGTGGGCCCGGACCGCGCTGCATGGTTGCCGTGGCCCCGGGTGACTCCGCGTGGTCCCCCGAGTGGCCCTGCCGGCTGCTGCCGATCGAATTCCTGTGAGAGCTGTTTGTCAACGCCTGAGAACCCTGTCCCCAAGCACCGTGCGCCCGGAGCACGCCGACGCAAGCGTGAGCCTGCGCGGGCGCTGCGACCGCTGTTGCTGAGCGGACTGGCCGTGGTTGCCACCGGCGCTGCCGTCGCGGGTGGGATGGCGGCGACCGGGACTGAGCTGACGGCCTCCGACGCCCCGGACTCCGGGGGCTCGCAGGGCGCCGGCCAAGCGATGGCCGGCGAGGTGCTGGCCGACCGGGGCGACGCGCCCGTCACCCGCGCCGACCGGCGTCAGGCCAAGGACCCGGTCAAGGCGACCGTGCTCTCCACGGCTGCCGGTCTCGGCACCACCCGTACTCAGCAGGTCTCGCAGGGCGACCCGCGCGACATCGCCCGGGCCCTGCTGCCCCAGTACGGCTACGGCTCGGGGCAGTTCGACTGTCTCAACAGCCTCTACGTCAGCGAGAGCAACTGGCGCATCGACGCCGACAACCCCAGCTCCTCGGCGTACGGGATCCCGCAGGCACTCACCCAGACCCACGACCTCCCCGAGGGCTACATGACCTCGGCGGAGGTGCAGATCCGCTGGGGCCTGGACTACATCAAGTCCCGCTACGGCAGCCCGTGCTCGGCCTGGAGCTTCAAGGCCGCCCGGGGCTGGTACTGACCCGGGCTCCGGTGCCCCCAGGCGCCTGAGCCAGCAGCCGGGACTTCTGCACCTTGCCCATCTCGTTGCGGGGCAGGCTGGTGGCGAAGCGGACCTCGTGCGGACGCTTGTGCGCCGACAGCTCGGCCGCCACGTGCTCGACCAGCCGCTGGGCCAGGTCTGGCTCCGGGTCGCGCTCGGCCGCGTCCCGCGGCACGACGTGGGCCACGATCCGCTGGCCCAGGTCGGGGTCGGGCTCCCCGACGACCGCGCACTCGGCCACGTCCGGATGGCCCAGCAGGGTCGACTCGATCTCGCCGGCGCCGATCCGGTAGCCGGCCGACTTGATCAGGTCCACCGACTCCCGGCCGACGATCCGGTGCCGGCCGTGGGCGTCGAGGACCGCGACGTCGCCGGTGCGGAACCAGCCGTCGGGAGTCCAGGCCTCGGCGGTGGCCTCGGGCCGGTTGAGGTAACCGTCGAACAGCGTCGCCCCCCGCACCTCCAGGCGACCCACGGACTCGCCGTCGTGCGGCACCGGCTCCCCGGACTCGGTGCGCAGCCGGGTCTCCACACCGGCCACCGGCACCCCGACCCAGCCTGCCCGCCTGGTCCCGTCGGCACGGGTGGCCACGGTGATCAGCGTCTCGCTCATCCCGTAGCGCTCGGCCACCTCGTGGCCGGTGAGCTCGCGCAGCCGGTCGAAGACCGGCACCGGGAGCCCCGCGCTGCCGGAGACGAGCAGCCGGGCCGGGCGCAGTGCCGCCGCGTCCTCGGGAGACGCAGCGATCCGCGACCAGACCGTGGGCACCGCGAAGTACATGCTGGCTGCCGCCGAGGCGTAGGCCTGCGGCGTGCCCCGTCCCACGTGCACCAGCCCGCCACCCACCCGCAGCGGCCCCAGCACCCCCAGGATGAGCCCGTGCACGTGGAACAGCGGCAGCCCGTGGGCCAGCACGTCGTCCGAGGTCCAGGCCCAGGCCTCGGCCAGCGCGTCCAGGCCGGCGGCGACGGCTCGGCGGGACAGCAGCACGCCCTTGGGCAGCCCGGTGGTGCCGGAGGTGTACAGGACGAACGCCGTCCGCTCCGGCGGCACCTCGACCGGGGAGTACGTGGTCCGCCCGGCCAGGTCGACCGGCAGCCGGGGCACGCTGCTGCCGGGCGGAGCAGGGCCCAGCCACGCCTGGGGTGCGGAGTCGCTCAGCACGTGCGCCAGCTCCGCGTGGCCGGAGTCCGGCGGCACGGGCACCACCTCGACGCCGGCCAGCAGGGCGCCGACCACCGCGACCACGGTCTCCATGGTCGGCGTGGCCAGCACCGCGACCCGGCTGGTCCCGGCCAGGTCGGTGGCCACCCGGGCGGCGGCGCCGAGCAGCTCGGGATGGGTCAGCGTGGTGCCGGCGACAGTGACCGGGTGGCGTCCGTGGCCCTGGATGAGTCCGGTGAGCATGGGTCAATGATCGCCGCCGGCGTACGGCGCGTCGTCGGGGGCATCCTCAGGGGTGGGTCATCGACTCCAGGTCGAGGGCCTCGTCGAGCTGGGCCTCGGTGAGGTCGCCGCGCTCCACGTAGCCCTGGGCGATCACCGTCTCCCGGATGGTGGCCCCGTCGGCCAGCGCCTTCTTGGCGATCTTCGCCGCAGCCTCGTACCCCAGGTACTTGTTCAACGGGGTGACCACCGACGGCGAGGACTCGGCGTACCGGCGCATCCGCTCGGCGTCGGCGGTGATGCCGTCCACGCAGCGCTCGGCCAGCAGTCGGCTGGCGGTGCCGAGGATGCGGATCGACTCCAGCAGGTTGCGGGCGATGACGGGCATCATCACGTTGAGCTCGAAGCTTCCGGAGGCTCCGGCCCAGGCGACGCAAGCGTCGTTGCCGACGACCTGGGCGCACACCATCAGCGTCGCCTCCGGCAGGACCGGGTTGACCTTGCCCGGCATGATGCTGGAGCCCGGCTGCAGGTCGGGGAGGTGGATCTCGGCCAGGCCCGTGGTGGGACCGGAGGACATCCAGCGCAGGTCGTTGCAGATCTTGGTCAGGCCCACCGCGTAGGTGCGCAGCACCCCGCTGAGCTCGACCAGGGAGTCGCGGCTGCCCTGGGCCTCGAAGTGGTTGCGGGCCTCGGTGAACTGCTCGTCGGTCTCCTCGCCCAGGACCTCGATGACGCGGGCGGCGAAGCCGGGCGGGGTGTTGATGCCGGTCCCGACCGCCGTGCCGCCCAGCGGCAGCTCGCGGACCCGGGGGAGCACCGCCTCCAGGCGCTCCACCGCGTAGCCGGCGGTCGCGGCGTACCCGCCGAACTCCTGGCCGAGCATCACCGGGGTGGCGTCCATCAGGTGGGTGCGGCCGGACTTCACCAGGCCCGCGAACTCCTCGGCCTTGGCGCCCAGCGAGGCCTGCAGCACCCGCACCGCCGGGACCAGCTCGCGGGTGACCGCCAGCGTCGCGGCCACGTGGATGGCGGTGGGGAAGGTGTCGTTGGAGGACTGGCTGGCGTTGACGTGGTCGTTGGGGTGGACGTCGTCCCCGGCGAGTCCGGCCAGCACCTCGTTGACGTTCATGTTGGTGCTGGTGCCGGACCCGGTCTGGAAGACGTCGATCGGGAAGTGCTCGTCGTGCTTCCCGGCCGCCACTGCCGCGGCGGCACGCTCGATGGCCGCTCCCCGGGCCTCGGGCAGCACGCCCAGCTCGACGTTGACCCGGGCCGCAGCCTTCTTCACCAGGGCCAGGGCGTGCACCAGGGCCGGCTCGATCGGGGTGCCGCTGATCGGGAAGTTCTCCACGGCTCGCTGGGTCTGGGCCCGCCACAGGGCGTCGGCGGGCACCCGGACCTCACCCATGGAGTCGTGCTCGATACGGAAGTCGCTCATGCCAGCGACGGTACCCAGATGCCCTCGGGCTCACCCGTGCCGGCGGTGCCCGGGCTAGGCGTGCTGATCGGGCCCGGTCCGGCCGGCGCGGGCGCTGTAGAGGAAGTACTGCTCCGGCCGGTCCTGGAGCAGCACGTCGTAGCGGATCTCGGCGGCCTCCCCGAAGACCTGCTCGATGTGCTGCAGCAGGACCGGCGCCCGGGCCGCCGACCAGACCACCAGGACGCCGTCGGGGTTCAGCAGGGCCCGGCAGCGCTGGAGGAACTCCGGCTGGTAGAGCTCGGCGTTGGACTCGTGGACCAGGTAGCCGGGGCCGTTGTCCACGTCGAGCAGCATCAGGTCGTACGTCGACCGGGCCTCCGCGACGGCCATCGAGATGTCGGCGTTGAGCACCTCCAGACGGCGGTCAGCGAGCAGGGCCGGTCCGTGCGGGATCGTGCCGTCGCGCATCCAGCCGATCAGCGGCTCGTCGATCTCCACCACCCGGACCCGTTCCACCCGAGGGTCCGCCAGCACCCGCTGGGCGGTGAAGCCCAGGCCCAGGCCGCCCACGACCACGGCGCGCGGGTCCGGCACCAGGTCCAGCGCCAGCGCGGCCATCTCGATCTCCGAGCCGGTCTCCAGGGTGTCCATCACGAAGACGCCGTTGGCCCGCAGCTCCAGGACCGCGGGCGCGCCCTCGCGGGAGCGGCGTCGCAGCACCAGCTCGCCGCGAGGCGTCTCGGCCCGTGCGACTTCGGAGATCGTCTCGTCTTCCATGGCCCCATGGTCGCAGCCGGGCGGCGTATACGATCGGGGTCCCTGAGCAATGGACCTGACGGCGTCCGCCGGGGCCCGACCTGGAGGCGGTGCACGATGACGGAACCTACTCCGGCGCAGCTGTACGACGACGAGGCGCTGCAGCGCCTCAGGGCGGTGGCCGACATGGTCAGCTCCGGCTGGAGCCCCGGCCAGGCTGCGGTGCGGGTGCACAGCAGGAGCGACGACCCGGCCGGGGTGCCTGAGCCCCGACCGGCGACCATGGGTGACCCGGAGTCGCTGGCCCGCGTCGCCGTCCACTTCGACGTCCCGGGACTGCACCACGCCATCGAGTCCGGATTCGCCCTGGGCGAGTTCGAGGACGTCGTCGACGGCTGGCTGATGCCTGCCCTGGCACGTCTCGGTGCGGCCTGGCGCGACGGGCGGGTGAGCGTCGCGGAGGAGCACTTCGTCAGCGCCAGCGTGCAGCGACACCTCGCGGTGCTCTTCGACCAGACACCCCGTCAGCCCGGCGGGCCGCGGGTGCTGCTGGGTCTGGCTCGCGGCTCCCGGCACGAGCTCGGGGTGCTCGCCTTCGCCATCGCCCTGCGTCGCACCGGGGTGGACGTGGTCTACCTGGGCGGTGACGTCCCCACCGAGGCGTGGCTCTCCGCCGTCGGCTCCCGCAGGCCTGCGGCCGTGGTGCTGGCGGTGCCGTCACCCGACGACGTGCTGGCCACCCGGGAGGTCGTGGAGGCGGTCACCGGCCACGACCAGGACCTGCCGATCATGGTGGGGGGCAGTCACCAGGACGAGATCGAGCGGGACGTGATCCGGCTCGGCCACGAGATCGCCCCGGCAGCGCGCCGGATGACCGACGCGCTGCTCGCCAAGATCTGACCCTGACCCCGCGCTACTGGGCGGAGCGGACCCGGATCCCGGTCAGCGGCACCGTCACCGCGCCGGAGGGGTCGGTGAAGAAGTCGTTGCCCTTGTCGTCGACGACGATGAAGGCGGGGAAGTCCTCGACCTCGATCTTCCAGATCGCCTCCATGCCGAGCTCGGGGTACTCGAGCACCGAGACGTCCTTGATGCAGTCCTGGGCCAGCCGGGCGGCGGGGCCGCCGATCGATCCCAGGTAGAAGCCGCCGTGGCTGCCGCACGCGTCGGTGACCTGCTTGGACCGGTTGCCCTTGGCCAGCATCACCATCGAGCCGCCGGCGGCCTGGAACTGCTCGACGTAGGAGTCCATCCGGCCGGCCGTGGTGGGGCCGAACGAGCCCGAGGCCATGCCCTCGGGCGTCTTGGCGGGACCGGCGTAGTAGACCGGGTGGTCCTTGAGGTAGGCCGGCATCGGCTCCCCGGCGTCCAGGCGCTCCTTGATCTTGGCGTGCGCGATGTCGCGGGCCACCACCAGAGGTCCGGTCAGGGAGAGGCGGGTCTTCACGGGGTGCCTCGACAGCTCGGCGAGGATGTCGGCCATCGGCTGGTTGAGGTCGATCTTCACGACCTCGCCGCCGGCGATGTCGTGGGCCAGGCCGGCCTCGGGCATGTACTGGGCGGGGTCCATCTCGAGCTGCTCGAGGAAGACGCCGTCCGGGGTGATCTTGCCCAGTGCCTGGCGGTCCGCGGAGCAGGAGACCGCGATCGCGACCGGGCAGGACGCGCCGTGCCGCGGCAGCCGCACCACGCGGACGTCGTGGCAGAAGTACTTGCCGCCGAACTGAGCGCCGATGCCGAACTCCTGGGTGAGCTTGAAGACCTGCTCCTCCAGCTCGGTGTCGCGGAACCCGTGGGCGCTCATCGAGCCTTCGGTGGGCAGGTTGTCCAGGTAGTGCGCGGAGGCGTACTTGGCGGTCTTCATCGCGAACTCGGCGCTGGTGCCGCCGATCACGATCGCGAGGTGGTACGGCGGGCAGGCCGCGGTGCCGAGCGAGCGGATCTTCTCGTCGAGGAACTCCAGCATCCGCTTCGGGTTCAGGACGGCCTTGGTCTCCTGGAACAGGAACGACTTGTTGGCCGAGCCGCCGCCCTTGGCCATGAAGAGGAACTTGTACTCCGGACGGCCGCTGGTCTGCGGGGTGGAGTAGATCTCGATCTGCGCCGGCAGGTTGGTGCCGGTGTTCTTCTCCTCGTACGTCGTCAGGGGAGCGAGCTGGGAGTAGCGCAGGTTGAGCTTGGTGTAGGCGTCGTACACGCCGCGGCTGATCGCCTCGCCGTCGTCGATGCCGGTGAGCACGCCCTCGGTCTTCTTCCCCATCACGATCGCGGTGCCGGTGTCCTGGCACATCGGCAGCACGCCGCCCGCGGAGATGTTGACGTTCTTGAGCAGGTCGAGCGCGACGAAGCGGTCGTTGCCCGACGCCTCCGGGTCGTCGATGATCTTGCGCAGCTGCGCGAGGTGCGCGGGCCGCAGGTAGTGGCTGATGTCGTGCATCGCCTCGGAGGTGAGGCGCTGGATCGCCTCGGGGGAGACCTTCAGGAAGGTCTGCACCTCCCCGTCCTGGGTGGCCGCCTCGAAGGTGGACACCCCCTCGGTGGTGATCAGCCGGTACGGCGTCTCGTCCCGGCCCAGGGGCAGGAGGTCGGAGTAGCGGAACTCGGGGCCGGTGGGTGCAGTGCTCACGACCGGTGAGATTACGTCACTTGGCAGTGTCGTCCGGCTCCTGGTCCGCGGCCGCCTTGCGGCGCTGCTCCTCGGCCTGCGCCTCGGCCTGGTCCGCAGCCGCCTTGCGGCGCTGCTCCTCGGCCCGCTCCCGGATCTTGCGCAGGAACGCCTCGTCGGCCTCCGGGTCGAGGGCGGCCGCTCGCCCCGGGCGGTCGTACTCGGGGAACTGCGGGACCTCCCGCTCGTACGGCGACCGGCCGGTGCGCACGCCGGCCGGGCGACCCGCGGCGAGCCAGGCGATCGAGCCCACGAACGGGAAGAACAGGATCAGCAGGATCCACCCGATCTTGGGCAGGTTGCGGACCTCGTCGTCCCGGCTGCTGATCGCCTCGACCAGGCAGTAGATGCCCAGCACCAGCGGCACGAGGTAGAAGATGATGATCCGGCCCATGTGTCCCCCAGCGTGGCGTGCGGTCGCCGCATCGTAGGGCGGCGCGGGGACCGACGTCCGGGCATATCGTGATCCGGCCCGGTGTTGCCCCCGCGTGCCCGTCCTCGACTCCTTGGTGATCGGCGCCGGCCAGGCGGGGCTCTCCACCTCCCACCACCTCCGGCGCCTCGGGATCGACCACGTGGTCCTGGACGCCGACGCCGCCCCTGGTGGGGCCTGGCAGCACCGGTGGGACTCCTTGACGATGGGCGACGTGCACGGCGTCGCCGACCTGCCCGACGCGCCCGCGCCGGGAGCCGGACCGGAACCGGCCAACGTGGTGGTGCCGGCCTGGTTCGCCGACTACGAGAGGACCCACGCCCTCCCGGTGCTGCGGCCGGTGCGGGTGGACCGGGTCAGCAGCGACGGGGAGCTGCTGGTGGTGGCGGCCGGGGAGAGGCGCTGGACCACGCGCACCCTGGTGAACGCCACGGGGACCTGGGCGCGGCCGTTCGTGCCCCACTACCCGGGGGTGGACCGATTCCAGGGGGTCCAGCTGCACACCCGGGACTTCCCGGGGGCTGAGCACTTCCGTGGCAAGCGGGTGCTGGTCGTCGGTGGCGGCGCCTCGGCGGTGCAGTTCCTCGGCGAGCTGGCGCCGGTGGCCCGGACCACGTGGGTGACCCGGCGCGAGCCGGTGTGGGTGGACGACTTCACCTCCGAGCAGGGTGTCGCGGCGGTGGCCGCGGTGCAGGAGCGGGTGCGGCGCGGGCTGCCGCCGCTCAGCGTCGTGAGCGTCACCGGGCTGCACCTGCGCCCGCAGGAGGCGGAGGCGGCCCGGTTGGGTGCCTACGCCCGACGGCCGATGTTCGCCCGCGTGGAGCCGGACGGGGTGCGCTGGGCCGACGGCACCTTCGAGCCCGTCGAGGTGATCCTGTGGGCCACCGGCTTCCGCCCGGCGGTCGGCCACCTGGCGGGTCTCGGGCTTCGCTCGGCCCACGGGGGGATCCAGCTGGACGGCACCACAGCCGTGGCTGATCCCCGGGTCCAGCTCGTGGGCTACGGCCCTTCGGCCAGCACCATCGGCGCCAACCGGGCCGGTCGCGCGGCCGCGGTCGCGGTCCGGGCGCACCTGCTGTTCCACCAGCGCTCACCGGGCGTACACCGACGCGTAGAGTGATGGGCGTCGAGGCAGTCGAGTCTTCGCACGCTATCTTGCACAAAGACCCTGATCCCTGCCTGGAGGTTCTGTGAAGATCCGTCGCACGCTCGTCTCGCTCACGGCCATGGCCACGGTGGCCTCGCTGGCCGCCTGCGCCGCACCCGAGTCCGACAACGGCTCGGGGGGCGGCGACAGCGATGCCGCCAGCGCCACGAGTGCCAAGGACCTGGGTGGTCTCGACGCCCTGGTCGAGGCCGCCGAGGAAGAGGG containing:
- a CDS encoding fumarate hydratase; the encoded protein is MSTAPTGPEFRYSDLLPLGRDETPYRLITTEGVSTFEAATQDGEVQTFLKVSPEAIQRLTSEAMHDISHYLRPAHLAQLRKIIDDPEASGNDRFVALDLLKNVNISAGGVLPMCQDTGTAIVMGKKTEGVLTGIDDGEAISRGVYDAYTKLNLRYSQLAPLTTYEEKNTGTNLPAQIEIYSTPQTSGRPEYKFLFMAKGGGSANKSFLFQETKAVLNPKRMLEFLDEKIRSLGTAACPPYHLAIVIGGTSAEFAMKTAKYASAHYLDNLPTEGSMSAHGFRDTELEEQVFKLTQEFGIGAQFGGKYFCHDVRVVRLPRHGASCPVAIAVSCSADRQALGKITPDGVFLEQLEMDPAQYMPEAGLAHDIAGGEVVKIDLNQPMADILAELSRHPVKTRLSLTGPLVVARDIAHAKIKERLDAGEPMPAYLKDHPVYYAGPAKTPEGMASGSFGPTTAGRMDSYVEQFQAAGGSMVMLAKGNRSKQVTDACGSHGGFYLGSIGGPAARLAQDCIKDVSVLEYPELGMEAIWKIEVEDFPAFIVVDDKGNDFFTDPSGAVTVPLTGIRVRSAQ
- a CDS encoding spermidine synthase — encoded protein: MEDETISEVARAETPRGELVLRRRSREGAPAVLELRANGVFVMDTLETGSEIEMAALALDLVPDPRAVVVGGLGLGFTAQRVLADPRVERVRVVEIDEPLIGWMRDGTIPHGPALLADRRLEVLNADISMAVAEARSTYDLMLLDVDNGPGYLVHESNAELYQPEFLQRCRALLNPDGVLVVWSAARAPVLLQHIEQVFGEAAEIRYDVLLQDRPEQYFLYSARAGRTGPDQHA
- a CDS encoding class II fumarate hydratase, coding for MSDFRIEHDSMGEVRVPADALWRAQTQRAVENFPISGTPIEPALVHALALVKKAAARVNVELGVLPEARGAAIERAAAAVAAGKHDEHFPIDVFQTGSGTSTNMNVNEVLAGLAGDDVHPNDHVNASQSSNDTFPTAIHVAATLAVTRELVPAVRVLQASLGAKAEEFAGLVKSGRTHLMDATPVMLGQEFGGYAATAGYAVERLEAVLPRVRELPLGGTAVGTGINTPPGFAARVIEVLGEETDEQFTEARNHFEAQGSRDSLVELSGVLRTYAVGLTKICNDLRWMSSGPTTGLAEIHLPDLQPGSSIMPGKVNPVLPEATLMVCAQVVGNDACVAWAGASGSFELNVMMPVIARNLLESIRILGTASRLLAERCVDGITADAERMRRYAESSPSVVTPLNKYLGYEAAAKIAKKALADGATIRETVIAQGYVERGDLTEAQLDEALDLESMTHP
- a CDS encoding lytic transglycosylase domain-containing protein; this translates as MVATGAAVAGGMAATGTELTASDAPDSGGSQGAGQAMAGEVLADRGDAPVTRADRRQAKDPVKATVLSTAAGLGTTRTQQVSQGDPRDIARALLPQYGYGSGQFDCLNSLYVSESNWRIDADNPSSSAYGIPQALTQTHDLPEGYMTSAEVQIRWGLDYIKSRYGSPCSAWSFKAARGWY
- a CDS encoding NAD(P)-binding domain-containing protein produces the protein MPVLDSLVIGAGQAGLSTSHHLRRLGIDHVVLDADAAPGGAWQHRWDSLTMGDVHGVADLPDAPAPGAGPEPANVVVPAWFADYERTHALPVLRPVRVDRVSSDGELLVVAAGERRWTTRTLVNATGTWARPFVPHYPGVDRFQGVQLHTRDFPGAEHFRGKRVLVVGGGASAVQFLGELAPVARTTWVTRREPVWVDDFTSEQGVAAVAAVQERVRRGLPPLSVVSVTGLHLRPQEAEAARLGAYARRPMFARVEPDGVRWADGTFEPVEVILWATGFRPAVGHLAGLGLRSAHGGIQLDGTTAVADPRVQLVGYGPSASTIGANRAGRAAAVAVRAHLLFHQRSPGVHRRVE
- a CDS encoding PhoH family protein, which codes for MKQSRTTSAPRTEGPPAPQGRRTFVIDTSVLLADPGAARRFAEHEVVLPVVVITELEGKRHHPELGYFARTALRMLDELRVVHGRLDEPVPVGEQGGTIRVELNHTDPQLLPSGFRLGDNDTRILAVARNLADEGYAVTLVSKDLPLRIKASAVGLDAEEYRAEGISDSATGYTGMSEVDVAAADLDTLYDEGVLDHDVARDLPCHTGLVLLSDRGTALGRVGADKRVHLVRGDREVFGVHGRSAEQRIALEMLLDPNVGIVSLGGRAGTGKSAMALCAGMEAVLERQQHKKIVVFRPLFAVGGQELGYLPGSESEKMSPWGQAVFDTLGALVSPDVVDEVLHRGMLEVLPLTHIRGRSLHDAFVIVDEAQSLERNVLLTVLSRIGANSKVVLTHDVAQRDNLRVGRHDGVVAVVEKLKGHPLFAHVTLTRSERSPIAALVTEMLENVTE
- a CDS encoding cobalamin B12-binding domain-containing protein; protein product: MTEPTPAQLYDDEALQRLRAVADMVSSGWSPGQAAVRVHSRSDDPAGVPEPRPATMGDPESLARVAVHFDVPGLHHAIESGFALGEFEDVVDGWLMPALARLGAAWRDGRVSVAEEHFVSASVQRHLAVLFDQTPRQPGGPRVLLGLARGSRHELGVLAFAIALRRTGVDVVYLGGDVPTEAWLSAVGSRRPAAVVLAVPSPDDVLATREVVEAVTGHDQDLPIMVGGSHQDEIERDVIRLGHEIAPAARRMTDALLAKI
- a CDS encoding PLD nuclease N-terminal domain-containing protein, which encodes MGRIIIFYLVPLVLGIYCLVEAISSRDDEVRNLPKIGWILLILFFPFVGSIAWLAAGRPAGVRTGRSPYEREVPQFPEYDRPGRAAALDPEADEAFLRKIRERAEEQRRKAAADQAEAQAEEQRRKAAADQEPDDTAK
- a CDS encoding acyl-CoA synthetase, translating into MLTGLIQGHGRHPVTVAGTTLTHPELLGAAARVATDLAGTSRVAVLATPTMETVVAVVGALLAGVEVVPVPPDSGHAELAHVLSDSAPQAWLGPAPPGSSVPRLPVDLAGRTTYSPVEVPPERTAFVLYTSGTTGLPKGVLLSRRAVAAGLDALAEAWAWTSDDVLAHGLPLFHVHGLILGVLGPLRVGGGLVHVGRGTPQAYASAAASMYFAVPTVWSRIAASPEDAAALRPARLLVSGSAGLPVPVFDRLRELTGHEVAERYGMSETLITVATRADGTRRAGWVGVPVAGVETRLRTESGEPVPHDGESVGRLEVRGATLFDGYLNRPEATAEAWTPDGWFRTGDVAVLDAHGRHRIVGRESVDLIKSAGYRIGAGEIESTLLGHPDVAECAVVGEPDPDLGQRIVAHVVPRDAAERDPEPDLAQRLVEHVAAELSAHKRPHEVRFATSLPRNEMGKVQKSRLLAQAPGGTGARVSTSPGRP